Below is a genomic region from Trichoderma asperellum chromosome 2, complete sequence.
TAGCATAAAATACCAAGTACCTTGACGAATAacatgtgtatatataggATTTCCGTCAAGGCCTAATACCCATCAGGGATGCAGCGTTGGGTACGAAAGCAACAgaagaagccgccgccagatACCCCGTCTCTATCACCATGCCAGGCATCAAATGCGGAGCTTTCTGCAGtgtgccatctccagcaccCCATACTCGATGGCACTCTAGGTCAACTGGGGCAATATCAGGCAGTATCAATCGATACCGCCGAGTCACCATCTTTCACCCTGGGAGCGTCAAACACACGGGCTCCATGCGCAGCAGATGCACTGTAAATATAAGCCCGTTATTACCTGACTGATACTCTGGCTCAGCCCTCGACGGATTTCCACTTCTCAATCACacagcaaaaaaacaaacttCTCTCGCCGGCGACAGCTTGCGCATCAGCGGCGCTCTGCCCCCATTTCATCCCGGCCAATGTCGACCAGCCCAGCTCTCCAGCGCCATCACTCCAGCCACGCACCACGTCCTCGGCGGGTACCGCCTGTTAGTGCGAGACCTCGCAAGTGCCGGCACCCCGCCGCCTGCCAGCGTGGCACTCGCAAACGCAGCAACACGCGGGCGACTTGCCCCTCCTGCCTTCAGCCACACGCAGAGAACCAGCGGGAGAGGGAAATGGCGTCTAGTCCTAAAGAGGCCAACATAAACAAGACAAATAGCGAGCCTTGTCCCGCGCGagccttttattatttttttcccagtCTTCCATCGCCCCCCGCACCCGCCCAGCAGCGCCCAGCAACCAGCGAGAAAACATTCGACATCCCACTTTTTGGTTGGAGTCGCAGCCCTCGCTGATACCGCGCAATACAATAAGCCCTTGTAGCTGatgctttatattttaccgatactatatactaggtattactTGCTACAGTCTGCAATATATCTCAAGACACTCTTATAAGgaccaaagagaaagaaagaaaacaagacgGGAAACacgcacacgcacacacacacacacacacacacacacacacacacacacacacacacgttGCTTCTGTTGGCTGCCGTTCTGAAATCCAGCGCGAGTGCTGCGGAGAAAACAAACCGAGCTCTCCAAGCCAGCCAATCAAATAACTCAGTTTCTTTTGGGGAAcgcaacacacacacacaccgCAAGAATATTATTGGGCATTTGAATCGTTCGAACCTAcatcttattttattttaccttttttttttctttgcgactaaagagaaagagacaaaCGCTTgtcatcgcatcgcatcgcctCGCATTACGTCGCAGCGCCGCGCATCGCCATCTATCGCTTCCGTATCGCTATCGCTGCATCGCATCTGTAAACTGTCACCATGTCCGCCACTGCGCCCTCGAATGCCTGGCTGCGCGGTCAGCGCAAGAGTGATCTCGTGGAATTGGCCGAGAGTGTCGGGCTCCAGAAGTGAGTTTTGTGATTTTATGCTTGTAGTTTTCCTTTTGGCTCCTGGTTGCGCTGCGCATTTCAACAATGCTGTCGCATATCCGTCCCTTGCGTCATTGTTTTGTTTGCCGTTGTTGCACTCGCCGCCTTTTCCAGAGCCATGGCGCGGTTGGGTGTAGCTGCGCGCGCGTAGCGATTGCTGCGACAGGCGcgatggagaagcagcagcttcaagagcaACCTCGTTTTTGGCCATCCTCGCTTCTTTCtacttccttttccttcatgccgtcttttccttttcttttcctttttttttcttcctgatCCGCTCAAATCCCTCCACCCCTCGCCATCGGCGCGTCGCCGCATTACCACCTTCACTGCTCTAGACAAAAGTAAACAAAAAAGCAAGCTAACACGGGCGTCGTTCCGGGAACTAGCTACGATGGTCTCAAAAAGTCGGAGCTCGAGACTGCTCTCGATGAGTTCATTGCAGGGAACAGCAGCCGCTTTTCCAGCCGATCTGAACTGTCGGGCTACTTCAACAGCCGGTCCAAGGCGATGGGCTCTCCCGTCAAGCGAGAGTCCAAAGAGCCTATcaaggaagagctggagaagggcaTCAAGGCGATCAAGCGGAGGGCGaccaaggctgctgaggatCTGGCTGCAACGTAAGTATTTCCCGGCAAATATGTCTGCATTATTGGCCCTGAGATCCGCCAccttcttgggcttggcCAAGCAATCATCGTCAGCTTCTCTAACCTGCTCTCCAGAGATGCCGAAGACGTCCGCGCCGCTTCAACTGCTCTCATCCAGACTCCCGCTCGTAGTCTGTCGCAAGTTGCGTCACGCATCTCACTGCCCGCGACCCCGGCCGACGTAGCCAACGCTGTCGATCGCTCAACCATTGCCGTGCGCCGTCGTGTCTCATCCATCTACCAGGAGAGTGGCATTGGCGAGGCTTCAAATGCTACTCGAGAGACTCTCAGCAACGTTACCAGCATTCTCCTTTGCGTCTCCGCTTTCGAGCTATGGTACATTCGACCTGAAATCCTAGCTAACCGCTATGCATTCACCGTTCCTGCCGTCGGTTTCCTCGGCACCTCTGATTATCCCGTGTACCTGCCTGATATGTTCCTCCTGCTCACCGCGAGCTTTTGGTCACCCGCTCTCACCTGGGCATTTACCAGCTTTATTTTGCCTAGCCTGTTTGGCTACTTTTTCAATCTCAGCTCTGCCAGCAGCTCTCATGGGCCCAAGACGCGCTCTCGGGCTAGCACTCCGGAGACTTCTGTCGATCCTTTGACCTACAGCATTATCAAGGCACTCGTCTCCTTCGTCGTCTATGGCCAGGGCGTCACTTTTTGTGGTCTCCTCTCTGAGACAGCTATTGATCGACTCGACGGAGCCGTATATGGAGGCTACAAGGGTATTCTGACCGGAACCGCCATCACTGGCTTACTTAGCATTTACGATGCGGTTCTGAAGAAGTAAAtgggcaaagaagaaacttGCTACTGTGGGACGAGACTTCCATAACCCCGAATAACCTCGGGGTACTATGCGATTTAGCATGGTGGCGTAACGAAGGGAGGAAAAGCGGCGTTTTAGGTGTTGGACGGCGTCAAAGCGCGACTCTATCAATGCTGTTTATTTTTCTTGCCTTGgctatccttttctttttctgatTTGCCTTGATTTTCTTCGATACCATGCCCTCTTGCTCGGTCTTGGAAACATGCTAGCTTGGAATGCTGGTAAACATACTTGAACAGGGAATTGGCTTTCTTGTCTCTGGTTTAAGCCAAAAAACCACCTTTTTATCGTTGCTTTCCCTCATCTTGTTGCTTTCATTCTTCTGATTCTTCTCCGAGGAAGTATATCATGTAGCTCCAATGAGCTCATTTTTTAGCTGCAAGGAGGCTATATTAAGACTTCTAAGCAGCGAGGGCATGTATTGGCCTcaaatatttattactcGGAAGGAGCTTTTCCGAAGGACGGTTATGCAATTTGCTCGCCCGACTCTGCCGCCATGGCGCGTTCCAcaatgaattttttttcaacgTTCTGAAGCTGGGGGTGTTTCTGCCATTTTGGTTTGCGACGGATTATGATTTTAAGTAACTTGGGCTATTATGGGAGAGGGGAGCAAGGTCTTTTTGATGTATCTTAGTTATCTTTTATTTGCGTTTGAACTGGGTGGGATTGGCGATTCTTCGCTGGAGGAAAGGGAAACTTGGTATCTTGTACGCGGTAGATGAATTAGGTCACGAGTGATATGAAAATgtcccctttctttttttaaatgtgtaagtatatatatatacatatccAAGAGTGCTTCATTCCTGAAAAGTTATTTATGAAACCTCTATATCTATGCACCAGCCATGTATCGGCTGAATCCCAAGTGTCTATCCTAATACCAAAAAGAACGTTGAATAACCCATCTTCGCTCGCATGACTAATTCCCTCaggataaagaaaaacagtTACTGTGTTGAACTAATCCGTTCCATTCAGGGAAACAGAATCAAAGCCGCAAACCTCAGctaatatatatgtatatatatattggcGCTGAGGAGCAaataagaaggaaagaaaagttaAAAGAGTATAGAAAGAATAAACGCCAATTTCCATATGCATCCGCCCGGCTGAAAAGTAAATGCGCCACGCTTAAGTTTGCTGAAACCAATGTTTTTATCCTTGatccttttttaattcattttttcatttttttttcaaggctTATCTTCAGGGCTTTCCCATTTAATTGGGTGCATGAGGAAACTTCTCAAACACATGCGGCCGCTGCTCGtttcagcctcctcctctgctttCCCACCTCGTAGCTTGccccctccttcttttcgATGGCCATTTCGACC
It encodes:
- a CDS encoding uncharacterized protein (EggNog:ENOG41~TransMembrane:3 (o179-197i206-224o236-258i)) — translated: MSATAPSNAWLRGQRKSDLVELAESVGLQNYDGLKKSELETALDEFIAGNSSRFSSRSELSGYFNSRSKAMGSPVKRESKEPIKEELEKGIKAIKRRATKAAEDLAATDAEDVRAASTALIQTPARSLSQVASRISLPATPADVANAVDRSTIAVRRRVSSIYQESGIGEASNATRETLSNVTSILLCVSAFELWYIRPEILANRYAFTVPAVGFLGTSDYPVYLPDMFLLLTASFWSPALTWAFTSFILPSLFGYFFNLSSASSSHGPKTRSRASTPETSVDPLTYSIIKALVSFVVYGQGVTFCGLLSETAIDRLDGAVYGGYKGILTGTAITGLLSIYDAVLKK